GAGTGTACATTTTTAATAATGGTTTCTCATAGGAAAGAAAGAAGAAACATCACTATAATCAAAGCACAAATTTCACTAGGATTAAATaaatagggtaaagttcttgtacaaataatcttaacatactaaacatacaaattgaaggaaaactcaaaaagacaaggtggcatttttgtaattatcaataactatcaaagttactctacaaatatacctaaaaaaacctaaccactccccccacccccaaaaaaaaacctaaaccccccacccccaaaaaacctaaaaaaaacctacccccccacccccccaaaaacctaaaaaaaaacctaacccccccccccccacccccaaaaacctaaaaaaaaaactaacccccccccaccccccacccccaaaaacctaaaaaaaacctaaccctcccccccccccccccccacccaagctaaaatgctaaaaactaaaccccccaaaaaacctaaaaaaatctaaaaaaataaaaaaaaacacacaaattattttattttatttttttaacattttttattaaaaaaccgcttcttttagtagcagcaaaaaaaaatgttaaaaaatgttaacatttttaacatttttttttaacattttatttttttaacacacaaattattttattttatttttttaacattttttttttttgctaacgaaatgtagcgattttttaataaaaaatgttaaaaaaaaatttgtgtttttttaggtatttttggttgtaactttgatagttggtggtaattacaaaaatgtcaccttgtctttttgggttttccttcaatttgtatgtttagtatgttaagattatttgtatttgatcttttgcctaacTAAGTAAGCTAAGAGTGGTGCCAAAAGCATACGGATAACCAACTGCACTCAAAAACCTATGGGAAACACTACAACATTATAGGTTCAAAACTTTAAAACTAATTAGAAAATATAGACTTCAGCAACCGGGGAGGCTCGATGGAGCTCCAACAACTTCTTAGCAAATGGCAACTTACCAATATTGGTTTCAACAGTTATGTACTCAAGAAAGGGGGAACTAGCAAGTAAATACTTTATCAAACACATTTCATTCTCTGAACCATTAAAGCATTCAAACACCACACTTCGTAGTTGCAGTTGTCCCACTGTGTTGTAGTCTATCTCCGAAGTATCAAGCGCATGGGTTGGGACATCATCCTCGTATGGAGCCTACAAGATCAAATACTATTTTGAAGCATGGCTATATTTATTAGACTCTAAGACAAGAAATATGATACATGTATATTTCACTCACTTCGATCTTAAGGGACTTCAAATTTGGTGAGCCCCGCATCATTTCGATAGCACATGATAACATATCACCACTGCTCAAATCTATCTCGTATAATTCAAGAGTCTTGAGGTGTGGAAAGGCGATAGAAAACTTTCTAGCTCCTTGTTCTCTTATGAACTATAAGAAAAATGACATAATAAAGTCATGTGGTTGTTTGATGTAAGTTAAATTTCAGAGACCCAAAGTAGCCTTACATTGCACTTTGAAAAGTTCAAATAAAGCTCTTGAAGCTTCGAAAAATAGCCTGCAAGCTTAAAGATGGTATAACTTGTGATCGTTAAATTGTAAAGATTACACAATGACAAAGATAACGTTTTGAGATTTTTAAGTTCTGCAATCTCAACGAGTCTCATTTTTCTCATAGGATCCTCATCGTTACCAATACCTAGAACCTCAAGTAAGGGACACGAAGTGATAAATTCCCCATAATCGCCGCTTTCGAATCTTACATCATATAAATTTAAGCTCAATAGATTTGGAAAGCCATGAAAGCTAGGTGGCACATGAAAACAACAATTTTGAAGCCTCAAATGTTTCAAGTCTAGACAAGAGAAAAGATGGGTATGCAACTTAAATTGAGTTCGACGAAAATTCAAAAGAGTGAATTTCTCAATTCCTTTTCGGGACAAGAACGCAATCCAATGATTAATATCCTCACCATCCAGTACCATGTAATCTGGTATATAGAGCACAAACTTTGTTATGGGACCTTTAAGATGAAGAAGAAGTCTACTTAAATCCCTCCCGTACTTAGAGAACCGGCATTTAATTACCAGTTGGGTAAGCATAGTCCACTTAAACCTCCAGTTTCTTGCCAAGACGCTAGTTCTCACCGCATCTCGTATTGGTAAATGATTAAGAATATTAGTTATCACATTCTCGGGCATGTTGCAAATAACATCTTCTGATGCAAATTTAGACGCTTTCTTATGCGTTCGTTCAACCTCTTCCATTATTctaacaacaaaaaaaaattgttcgtAAGTTGAAACTTAAAAGTATAAATCAATGGAGTAGAACATATATAAGCTTTTATTTGCAAAGGGAAATCTTCACAAAAACAATAGTTAAATTTTAACAACTTATATAGCATATATATTCGAATAAATCCTAACCTTGAAATTAAGCAACTCCGATGAGTGACTGTAACTTGAGATGCTCTAATAATTGTTTAGCTTTGCGATGGAGAATTTAGAAAACTTGAAGCTTTGATTTTTTTATACACTATAATAATAAACGTCTGTTTTAACCAAGAACATGACAGTGGTATTCTCGATGTATTTAAAGTACTTGTGCTCTTATAATTATCGAAGGTTTACTTCTTGTATCAAATATATAGTTAAATATATTGTCCTTTTCCTTTGTATAATTAATATATAGTTATGTATAATTGGTGGTGACGGTAAGTTTGATGGATTGGGTTGATAGGAAACGTTAAATGTATTAGTTGATGATTGGTGTATCTAGTAATTGTAGGGTATCAATATCGAGTAGTCAATATCATTACGTTACTGTCAAAGAAGGCTTGTTTATGCAATATATTATATACGACGAAAAATATAAATAGTAGAatatatacatttatatttgaatttatttacaaaatcgTCAGTTGACCAACCGTGTTTTCAAATTTGTCACGTTCATGCGTCCGTGGACGGACCTCTGAGCATGGGATGAGTCGGCGTATCATGTTGAAGAGTCCATGTCCATCCGAAGCGTCAGCGGACTCTTCCGAAGCGTCAGTGACTCTTCCGAAGCGTCGGTGGACTCTTCCGAAGCGTCAGTGACTCTTCCGAAGCGTCGGTGGACTCTTCCGAAGGAGCGTGATACATAGACTCTTCAACATGATACACCGACTCATCCCATGCTCAGAGGTCCGTCCACGGACGCAGGAGCGTGACAAATTCGAAAACATGGTTGGTCAACTGACATTTCCGTAATTTTCCCTTATATTTGCGTATTAAGATTCGAAAATAAATAGAATATGATGCATATGTGAGTTCACACGAGATAATATAAATAACGATATGATTAAGCCTCatagagggtttttttttttttttttttttttttttttttttgaaaggtaaacttCATTAACACGGCCGGACTGCCAAAAAAAAGCAGAACCGCACCAAACAActaaattacaacatatacaaggGCCAATTACACCATTCCCTCCAAACAACGTTACCTATCTTAGATCTACTTTTCAAACATAAGAAACTAACCGCTTTAATATCTCCAATAACCTCTTCAGACGTCGGGGCACCATGGGAGAAGATCTTCCCGTTCCTTTAGGGTTGTTAACACATTGAAAATTTTAGGGTACAAGTTCATGAATTTCATAAAATAACTCTTTGGGCCTCAAAAGGTTGGGCATTGGCCTATTCATTTCCTATCTTTGTGTAAAGAACCATTGCAGGTTATTGACAAACTCGAGAGTATTCGCGAGGATTCCTTCGAGGTAGTTCATGTCAATCATATAGGATTCCTTGGATCGTGTGGGAAAAATGGTTGGCACCGAAAGAACATAGGGGCGTTAGGGATTGGTAGTAATTCATTAATTTGGCCATGTTGACAAACTAGTTTTGGAGATACAAAATGGAACTAGTTGTTTTATGTGTTAAGATCATTAACCGCTATCGCCGAACATTTGGGTAGAAGGAATAAGGTGGCTGGTGACTTGCAAACATGGAGTATTGAAATCCAAGGGAAAGGTAATGCAGGAAATGGAGAATCGACTCTTTTCCGATTGGAGTAAAACATGTTATGACTTATGAGTAAAACATGGTTTACTCTATCAGTGTAATTGGGCTACATATTCAACTGAATTTGAAGAGTGATCAACGTAAAAGAGCTACATCCATAACCGAATTTGATAAGCTTTTAtcatattttatttcaaaattcaaatccaaGAGATATTCAAAATTAGATTTCTGTATATGATAGTATCAAGTGAAAAATATCTTACATATGCTCAGAGCCGTTCCAACGTTTTTGTAGACCCTAAGCGGACTACGAAGTGGAGGCCCTTTTGCAAAACATATAGAGATTAATAGAAAAATTAGCTGCTAAAGTTAACCTACATTTAGTAATTAGCCCTAGTTTTGCCCATAAATTCTCCTCTAATCTCGACAGACCCGACGCCATGAGTGATTACCGTTAGTGATATCCGATAACCTAGAAAATCGAAAGAGCAGGTTGCGATAGGAGGTAGAAACGATGATCGCGGCTCAATTTTAGGGATTTTTGGCGCTGATTCACGGAATTCGGATGAGGTCGAGTGGTAGATGGTTGCTACATACTGCAGTTATGTCTCGGGTTTAATTTCAAAACTGTGTCTTGCATGTGGGCCTTTTTTCCTAAACATTTTTTATTTGTGTAACTTTATAAACAAAACAATGTTTAGTTTTGCTTTTTATTTGAGCCTGatacatatataatatatataacttTACTAAAAATTGGAGGCCCTTGATTTTTGTGGCCCTAGGCCTGTGCCTAGATTGGTAAGCCTAACGGGCCAGCCCTGCATATGCTTTGCACTCACTAGCCCAATTGAGATAACCAAGAGAAAATATCCAAAGATGATAAGTGCATATGAACTGACCAAATCGGAAATTTCAAAGTGTAAACGTCAAACACTGATAAACCccttagggtgtaaggagtggttaaacactttggagtggtaaaccaaaaaaccgaccaattagagtgcgccatgtcaatcagtcaaaaatgtttaaactttgctgaaaagtgttggcaatggtttaaacatttggtgaagtggtaaactttttaaataaaaaaaaaagaaaaaaaatgtgattggttgagattggaatggaccccaccccacacccccctctctctttcctttctccttTCCCGCATTGGTAAAGCCTCACCGATTTTAAACCCATTTCGTCAAACACTTCATGTGGCAAAAGGTTGGCAATGGTTTGCCACACTTTACCGAATCGGTAAAGTGGGTTTACCGAAAGCCACACCGAACACCCTTAGCCGACCTTGTACCAAAGTAAGAAACCAAAGGCCAGACTAACACAAACGTCTTTCGTTTTCCCTTGCCGCCATTTAGAACATATTACACAATGAGGCCATAAATTCATACAAATACGCATCAAGTATAAGAGAGTTCAAACAACTAAAACTAGAATAGATCGGGTTCAACAACTTCTTAGCAAACATTAACATTTAATCCGTGTGGTACCCCGATGCCATCTCAACAATCCCAACTACACTCCTAACGCCCCTTATTATCTTGCAGCCCATTACATTTTTGTCAACTGTCCAACATAGCCAAATATGCAGTCCAATAACTTTCGGTATCGGTCCAACTGATTCAATCGATGACCGTTTGCAACTTTTATAGGTTTGTTCTGTATAAAAGTTTACATTATTTTATAAGTGCTTATTGTGAATTTAGATAATTAACCATTGATATTTTTTATTTTGACTTATATTTTACCATTTTTTTGGATAAAGGGCAAAACCCGACAAACTATATAAATAACAAACAAAGAATACACCATCAAAGGGGCATACCCCCGTATCATCCCCAAAACATGCTTCGAGGACCAAAAGTAAAAAATCATCCAACCTACCCCAGCCCCCAGGGATACAAAAGAATCTAATACAACTCGTATTAATACTAATAGCAACCCCTAACCAAATATGATTAGCAAAAGCATACGCCTAACCAAATAAACAAGGCGGAATGTCCCCAAAATACCAATATGAGATGGAATGTCCCAAAAATACCAAAACCACAAGTGTCTAGTGGGACCCCAACCCCGATTTAAATACCCGAAAAACTTGATCTTCAACACCAAATGTGTAATCCTCAAACTACTGGCTAGTAAGGTGACCATGTTGTGATACCAAACTTGCAGCCCCCGACCCACATAGAAAGCCCCAGCCTTCACAACATGGACTTTCAATTCAGACCACTAACCCTGTATCGGGCCTACAACTTGAGCAGCCTACTTCGAACTTGGGCTTGCAGCAGAGAGGCAAAACCAGGGCCCTAGTGATTGTTATTTGCCTTGGCCTTTGCCATACGAAGGTGAATACGGCAGCCCCAAACGTGGGCTTTAAACCGCAACAAAAAAACCAGGCCCCGTCTGAATGGATAGAGCACCGACCTTCAAAAAACTAACCCACCAACAGGCCTTCACTAGCCTAACCCACAGGTGGGCCTTCAGCCAAAAGACAACAGTGTGGACCATCAGCAAATACGATCAAAGCTGGGCTTTATTGAGGGAAGCCCATATCCAAGCTTTCACACAGTACATCCGCTCGCAAGATGAACCCAAGATCCAACTGCATCAAAATAAGAAGCCCAGCGACCCAGTTACAAAAGCATGTTCAGTGTAAAAACGAGGAAACCTGCCATAAGACACACACCCAAGCCTTGCAGTAAAGGAAAAAGACCCAAACCAAACCACCCAAACCAACACAACATTTGCAAAGAATTCGTGTTACCAGTGGGGTAACACTTGAATGGTTTTCCATATATTGTGTGAAGATGATCCCGATCCCGACCCAACTATAAATCAATCTCCCATACTCACCCGCAGCTAGAATACCACATATGAGACCACACCACCACTACAGTCTGTTGAAAATCATACAAAAAGGCTTATCCATTTGGGGCTACATCGGTAGTATCGTAATTCATCCACTGAACATTGTTCAGGTTCCAAACATTCATAACCTTTTGTGAACGGATAGTGTGAAAATTACTTTATCAAGTTTGATTTAGTGTTGAAAATTTGTTAACCCgtcatttttttatataattagcaATTACATTATTTTTGTGAGCCGCAACTTACAACCCAATGGATTGCAGCCCATCAAAGTAATGCTGTCCAACATGGCCCAAACTACAGCTTACAACCCACTAGATTGCAGCCCATCAAAGTATAGTTGTCCAACATAGCCCAAATTGCAGCCCGATAACAATTGGTTTCCTTCCAGCCCGTTCTCCTGACCGAAACCTTAACTATCAATCTCCTATTCATTGTGATACATTCCAAAGTATGAAACAAAACGTCACCATAATTCATAGCAGAATAACAAAAACGTCTTTCATTTCTCATTGCCGCTATTTAGAGCATCAAATATATAGAAAATTCAAAACAACTAAAACTATAAGAACTCGATTTCAGCTACGGGTGAGGCTCGATGGAGCATCAACAGCTTCCTAGCAAACGTCAACTTTTCATCCGACGAAATCTTAATGTACCAGTGGTGATGAATAACGATCTGTTTGAGGAAAGGGGAACACGCTAGCAAATACCTTAAGAAACATACTTCATTCTCTGAACCTTTCATATAGTGAAATACCACACTTCGAAGCTGCAACAGCCCCGCTGTATTGTAGTCTTCTACAGGTGCAGGCGGACCAGCATACTGCAAGAATCACTAGTATTTATATGCCAAATACATATAATATTATAATACAAGCAGTATGATACAGAGTACAGACCCACTGGTCACATGCTGTGATTACGAGAGTCTGCAGATTCGGGAAGCTCCTAATCATATCAAAAGCACATGATAACATATTACCGTCATCTAAACATATTTTAGATAATCTAAGAGCCTTGAGGCTGGGAAACGCAGTAGAGAACCTCTTTTTAGCATCACTTTCTGTCAACTACAAGAAAACGGTAAGAGAAATTATAAAGCCTTGTTGCAATATTACTTTGAGCCAAATTACAGGTGTTGTCCTTTAACTAACGAAATTACGTTGGATGtcccatagttgttaaaagccatcgcctcttgcgcctaggcccatttttcgggcgaggcgaggcagttgcgctttaagtcgaggaaattgcgctttaactctccaggtgatggttcaggcgcacattccggcaagattcctaga
This is a stretch of genomic DNA from Helianthus annuus cultivar XRQ/B chromosome 16, HanXRQr2.0-SUNRISE, whole genome shotgun sequence. It encodes these proteins:
- the LOC110920226 gene encoding F-box/FBD/LRR-repeat protein At1g13570-like, coding for MEEVERTHKKASKFASEDVICNMPENVITNILNHLPIRDAVRTSVLARNWRFKWTMLTQLVIKCRFSKYGRDLSRLLLHLKGPITKFVLYIPDYMVLDGEDINHWIAFLSRKGIEKFTLLNFRRTQFKLHTHLFSCLDLKHLRLQNCCFHVPPSFHGFPNLLSLNLYDVRFESGDYGEFITSCPLLEVLGIGNDEDPMRKMRLVEIAELKNLKTLSLSLCNLYNLTITSYTIFKLAGYFSKLQELYLNFSKCNFIREQGARKFSIAFPHLKTLELYEIDLSSGDMLSCAIEMMRGSPNLKSLKIEAPYEDDVPTHALDTSEIDYNTVGQLQLRSVVFECFNGSENEMCLIKYLLASSPFLEYITVETNIGKLPFAKKLLELHRASPVAEVYIF
- the LOC110920492 gene encoding F-box/FBD/LRR-repeat protein At1g13570-like isoform X3 — translated: MELIHGTHKASKFASQDFITNLPDNVVTNILDRLLLRDAVRTSILSKSWRFKWTMLSQLLTESDAKKRFSTAFPSLKALRLSKICLDDGNMLSCAFDMIRSFPNLQTLVITACDQWYAGPPAPVEDYNTAGLLQLRSVVFHYMKGSENEVCFLRYLLACSPFLKQIVIHHHWYIKISSDEKLTFARKLLMLHRASPVAEIEFL
- the LOC110920492 gene encoding F-box/FBD/LRR-repeat protein At1g13570-like isoform X2; this translates as MELIHGTHKASKFASQDFITNLPDNVVTNILDRLLLRDAVRTSILSKSWRFKWTMLSQLVIDPNFFGYLSVTKYRNHHVRIINRILLHLRGAITKFFLSIDELTESDAKKRFSTAFPSLKALRLSKICLDDGNMLSCAFDMIRSFPNLQTLVITACDQWYAGPPAPVEDYNTAGLLQLRSVVFHYMKGSENEVCFLRYLLACSPFLKQIVIHHHWYIKISSDEKLTFARKLLMLHRASPVAEIEFL